The Sulfurimonas hydrogeniphila genome includes a window with the following:
- a CDS encoding c-type cytochrome, giving the protein MKKLIILFLLFCSVAFAQKPDGKKVFQTYCWGCHHQTAMAFGPPFSQIAAKRTKSEIEAYIASPKSMYKAFGYKRTVMTQLHLNAQELDAISDYILSYKGKK; this is encoded by the coding sequence GTGAAAAAACTGATTATTCTTTTTTTACTTTTTTGCTCTGTGGCTTTTGCACAAAAGCCAGATGGTAAAAAAGTCTTTCAAACTTACTGTTGGGGATGCCATCATCAAACAGCAATGGCCTTTGGTCCCCCGTTTTCCCAAATTGCCGCAAAAAGAACAAAATCTGAAATAGAAGCCTATATAGCTTCTCCAAAATCAATGTACAAAGCTTTTGGCTACAAAAGAACTGTTATGACACAGCTTCATCTCAATGCACAAGAGCTCGATGCCATCAGTGACTATATTCTCTCTTATAAAGGTAAAAAATAA